A genomic segment from Nitratiruptor sp. YY08-10 encodes:
- the aspS gene encoding aspartate--tRNA ligase, translating to MRTDYCAELNEKDVGKEVVLCGWANSYRDHGGVIFIDLRDKTGLVQLVCDPADSEEAHKVATRVRDEYVLIAKGKVRLRGEGLENPKLKTGKIEVIVDELVIENESEPLPFLIGDNTVNEEIRLKYRYLDLRTKEAFNTFELRSKVAIAARNFLDKNGFLEVETPILTKSTPEGARDYLVPSRLYPGEFYALPQSPQLFKQLLMVAGFDRYFQIAKCFRDEDLRADRQPEFTQIDVEMSFCTEDEVIEVAEGLIKSIFEAAGIEVKTPIRRMPYKEAMEKYGSDKPDLRFGLELVDVIDIFENTELKVFRDIAQYKKLNRIKALPVKGGADALTRKDIDALTNFVAKFGAKGLAWVKVKEGGELQGPIVKFLSDEEKRALVERCAVETGDLIFFGAGPKKIVLDYMGRLRNEVAKKLGLIDHDRFEFVWIVDFPMFEIEEGEVKIKALHHPFTMPKNIDTEDYEAMTSQAYDIVLNGVELGGGSIRIHKPEIQKKIFEILGIGDEEAKEKFGFLLDALKFGAPPHGGFALGFDRLVMLLTKRDNIRDVIAFPKTQKAQCLLTQAPSKVDPEQLKELHIRIREPKKYEAQ from the coding sequence TTGAGAACCGACTATTGCGCAGAACTGAATGAAAAAGATGTAGGGAAAGAGGTAGTACTTTGTGGATGGGCCAACAGTTATAGAGACCATGGTGGGGTCATCTTCATTGACCTCAGAGACAAAACAGGCCTTGTACAGCTTGTCTGTGATCCAGCAGATAGTGAAGAGGCACACAAAGTTGCCACGCGTGTACGGGACGAATATGTGTTGATTGCAAAAGGAAAAGTCCGCCTCAGAGGCGAAGGCCTTGAAAATCCGAAACTAAAGACTGGAAAAATAGAAGTCATTGTCGATGAGCTTGTAATAGAAAACGAGAGTGAACCACTGCCATTTTTGATTGGCGACAACACCGTGAATGAAGAGATTCGGCTCAAATACCGGTATCTCGATCTTCGGACAAAAGAGGCTTTCAACACCTTTGAGCTTCGAAGCAAAGTCGCCATTGCGGCCAGAAACTTTTTGGATAAAAACGGCTTCTTGGAAGTAGAAACGCCAATCTTGACTAAATCGACTCCTGAAGGGGCAAGGGACTATCTTGTTCCAAGCAGACTCTATCCTGGAGAGTTTTATGCCTTGCCACAATCACCGCAACTTTTCAAACAGCTTTTGATGGTTGCAGGATTTGATCGCTACTTTCAGATTGCAAAATGTTTCCGGGATGAAGACCTCCGGGCCGATAGACAGCCTGAATTTACACAAATAGATGTTGAGATGAGTTTCTGTACAGAAGATGAAGTTATCGAAGTAGCAGAAGGACTTATCAAATCAATTTTCGAAGCTGCAGGTATAGAAGTAAAGACACCCATACGACGAATGCCATACAAAGAGGCTATGGAAAAATATGGGAGTGACAAACCCGATCTACGATTTGGCCTTGAGCTTGTCGATGTTATCGACATTTTTGAAAACACCGAACTCAAAGTCTTTCGAGATATCGCCCAGTACAAAAAGCTCAACCGCATCAAAGCACTTCCAGTCAAAGGCGGAGCGGATGCATTAACGCGAAAAGATATCGATGCATTGACAAATTTCGTGGCAAAATTTGGAGCGAAGGGTCTTGCTTGGGTAAAAGTAAAAGAAGGTGGTGAGTTGCAAGGTCCTATCGTAAAATTTTTAAGCGATGAAGAGAAAAGAGCGCTTGTTGAACGATGTGCAGTAGAAACTGGCGATCTCATATTCTTCGGTGCAGGCCCCAAAAAGATCGTACTTGACTATATGGGAAGATTGAGAAACGAAGTGGCAAAAAAACTTGGACTCATCGATCATGACAGATTCGAATTTGTCTGGATTGTCGATTTTCCGATGTTTGAAATTGAAGAGGGCGAAGTGAAGATAAAAGCCCTGCACCACCCTTTTACTATGCCAAAAAATATCGATACAGAAGATTATGAAGCCATGACAAGCCAGGCATACGATATTGTACTCAATGGTGTTGAGCTTGGTGGGGGAAGTATCCGTATCCACAAGCCTGAAATTCAAAAGAAAATTTTTGAAATTTTGGGAATTGGTGATGAAGAGGCAAAAGAGAAGTTTGGCTTCTTACTCGATGCACTCAAATTTGGGGCACCTCCTCACGGAGGATTTGCACTTGGATTTGACAGACTCGTGATGCTTCTGACAAAACGGGACAATATCCGTGACGTGATCGCTTTTCCAAAAACACAAAAAGCGCAGTGTCTGTTGACCCAGGCACCAAGTAAAGTTGATCCAGAACAACTCAAAGAGCTCCATATTAGAATAAGAGAACCGAAAAAGTATGAAGCTCAGTGA
- a CDS encoding FeoA family protein has product MKLSEARQGSQVRVLGFEKDCDEFKCKLESMGLRRGDVVFVQNKSFFGPIQIEVNGTKIALCRGQADKIRVEYI; this is encoded by the coding sequence ATGAAGCTCAGTGAGGCCAGACAGGGAAGTCAGGTACGAGTTTTGGGTTTCGAGAAAGATTGCGACGAGTTCAAATGCAAACTCGAATCGATGGGTTTAAGAAGAGGTGACGTTGTTTTTGTCCAAAATAAAAGTTTTTTTGGGCCTATCCAAATAGAAGTCAACGGGACAAAAATAGCTTTATGCCGTGGACAGGCAGACAAAATCAGAGTCGAATATATCTAA
- a CDS encoding NAD(+)/NADH kinase, whose amino-acid sequence MKLDCVGVVIKPGGSDLKGVYKKIKKIFEKEQIRVEIDKASAQIIGEKDGHSFDELCKKCDMLLSLGGDGTLISVARRSYAYHKPVLGVNVGTLGFLTDIQPDQVEDFVKKLKKGEYRIDERMMIEVSILGKREKIVAFNDVVVTRPAVSKMIYIDAVSNDVLLNSYYGDGLIISTPTGSTAYNLSAGGPVVYPFTEAIVFTPICPHSLTQRPLVLPSDFEIKVTTKSKSALLVIDGQDMYEFTPEDIVLVRKAPIGAKLIHRVERNYFNVLREKLGWGI is encoded by the coding sequence ATGAAACTCGATTGTGTAGGAGTGGTGATAAAACCAGGCGGATCTGATCTGAAGGGTGTTTATAAAAAGATAAAAAAGATTTTCGAAAAAGAGCAGATTCGTGTGGAAATTGATAAAGCAAGTGCCCAGATTATCGGTGAAAAAGATGGACACAGTTTTGATGAGCTGTGCAAAAAGTGCGATATGCTTTTGTCTTTAGGAGGAGATGGAACGCTTATTTCAGTGGCAAGAAGGAGTTACGCATACCACAAACCCGTTCTTGGGGTCAATGTGGGTACTTTAGGGTTTTTGACAGACATCCAACCAGATCAGGTAGAGGATTTTGTCAAAAAACTCAAAAAAGGTGAATACAGAATCGATGAACGGATGATGATAGAGGTCTCGATATTGGGAAAAAGAGAGAAAATTGTCGCGTTTAATGATGTTGTTGTCACGAGGCCTGCTGTTTCAAAAATGATCTATATCGATGCGGTGAGTAACGATGTACTGCTCAATAGTTACTATGGAGATGGTTTGATCATTTCTACACCTACCGGATCGACTGCGTATAATCTCTCTGCTGGAGGGCCAGTGGTGTATCCATTTACAGAAGCGATCGTTTTCACTCCCATTTGTCCCCATTCATTGACACAAAGACCTCTTGTCTTGCCAAGTGATTTTGAGATTAAGGTGACGACAAAAAGCAAATCAGCACTTTTGGTAATAGATGGTCAAGATATGTATGAGTTTACGCCCGAAGATATCGTATTGGTTCGAAAAGCACCCATAGGAGCGAAATTGATACATAGGGTGGAGAGAAACTACTTCAATGTATTGAGAGAAAAACTGGGTTGGGGCATATAG